Part of the Solanum pennellii chromosome 10, SPENNV200 genome is shown below.
CTTAATCATTAGTATTTTGATTGATATATATTCCAATCTTAATTGAACACTTAAAAATATGGTTTAACATTCTTCCTGTGTAGTGTGAACACAGTAAGCACACAACTTAGACTAGCAAAAGTCTCCACAGGTCCACTGACCAACAAGTCTTAGAAAATGACAGCTTACCAACAAATTTACTTCACAAAATCAGCCAACTATGACTGTTTCTTAAGGTGTATATTTAAAGGAGGCTGTGTTATAGAAGGAATAACACACAGTGTAGAGAAAAAAACTATGTTAAGAGTACCTAAACTTCTGTTTTCTTGGTTTCTTTTTAGCACTTGTTTATTATTAGGAACCTCAGCAGAGAGGTCTACTTACATTGTCCATTTGGACAAGTCTTTTATGCCTAAAATCTTTGCTACTCACCAAAACTGGCATTCTTCCATTATTGGTACCATCAAGATTGAAGCTCCCACTACACAAAATGACTACCATCCACTTCCAAAGCTTCTTTATTCTTATGACAATGTCATCCATGGATTCAGTGCTGTTTTGTCTAAAGATGAGCTTAAATCGCTCGAGAAATCGGCAGGTTTCCTTTCAGCTTATAAAGATAGGAGTGTTGAAGCTCACACAACTCATACCTCAGAGTTTCTTAAGCTCAATCCTGCATCTGGATTATGGCCAGCTTCTGGTTTTGGTCAAGATGTTATCATCGGTGTACTCGACTCTGGTGTCTGGCCAGAATCTGCTAGTTTCAGTGATGATGGATTACCTGAAATTCCAAAAAGGTGGAAGGGAATTTGCAAGGCAGGAACAGATTTTGATTCTTCATTGTGTAACAGGAAGATCATAGGGGCTAATTATTTCAACAAAGGGATTTTGGCTGATAATCCTACTGTGAATATTTCAATGAATTCTGCAAGGGATACTAGAGGTCATGGAACACATGTTGCCTCCATTGCTGCTGGTAATTTTGCTAAAGGAGCTTCATATTTTGGATATGCTACTGGAACAGCAAGAGGTATGGCGCCACGAGCTAGGATAGCTGTATATAAGTTTAGCTTTGAGGAAGGAACCTTCACTTCTGATTTAATTGCTGCAATGGATCAAGCTGTTGCAGATGGTGTTGACATACTAACTATTTCTTATGGGTGGGTTAGGATTCCAGTGTATCAAGATTCAATTGCGATAGCTTCTTTTGGTGCCATGATGAAAGGTGTCTTAGTCTCTGCTTCAGCTGGAAATAGCGGCCCTGAAATGGGAACTATAAATAATGGTGTCCCTTGGATTTTTACTGTGGCGTCATGCAGTACTGATCGATCATTCTATGGGACTTTAACTCTCGGGAATGGCGTAAATATTACTGGATTTAGCTTGTTTCCAGTGAAAACCATCATCAAGAATTTACCAGTGCTTTACAACGAAAGTATATCACCATGTGATTCATCTGATGTATTAGCCCAAGTCCCTAATGCTGGACGTAGCATTATGATTTGTTATAGTAATGCAGTAGAAGTAGAGGACCAAATGGCTGCTATCTCAGAGTCAAAATTTGGAGGAGCCATCTATATTTCTGATGATCCAGATGTATTGTCAtccaatttttttccaaatccTGGAGTTGTGATTAGCACCAAGGAAGGGAAACAAGTGATAGACTATGCAACCAAAAATGCTGAACCAAAAGCCAGCATCAGTTTCCAGGGAACACGTATTGGTGTAAAGCCTGCTCCAGTTGTTTCTGCATTTTCGTCGAGAGGCCCCTCTCTAAGCTATCTGCAAGTAGCAAAGCCAGATATTATGGCACCAGGAGAGTTAATTCTAGCAGCCTGGCCATCAAACAATTCAGATACAGTTATTGGTGTCAATACATTTTTGGGTAGTGATTACCGTCTTGTATCAGGTACTTCCATGGCTGCTCCTCACATTGCTGGAATCGCTGCAATGCTTAAAGGAGCACATCCTGATTGGAGTCCTTCAGCTATTCGATCAGCCATGATGACCACTGCCAACCATTTGGATAACACTAAAAACCCCATCAAAACCGAGGATAATAACAGCGATACTACATCATTAGCTATGGGAGCCGGACTTGTTGATCCAAACCGTGCAGTTGATCCAGGCCTGATATATGATGCCACTCCACAAGACTATGTGAACCTTCTCTGTTCCATGAATTTCACACTAGATCAATTCAAAACAATTGCTAGATCATCAGCTAAACACAACTGTTCAAATCTATCTGATGATATCAATTACCCATCATTTATTGCTCTCTTTAACCCAATTGGGAACTACACTTGGTTGGAGAAGAAATTCAGGCGGACAGTCACAAATGTCGGAGCCAGTGCAGCTAAGTATGTAGCAAAAGTGATAGCCCCAAAAAACTCAACAATTTCTGTCTCTCCACAAACCTTAGTGTTTGAGAAGAAAAATCAGAAGCAGGACTACACTCTTACCATACGTTACAAAGGCATTGCAGATGACCAAGCACAATCTGGTTCAATCACTTGGGTTGAAGAAAACGGTCATCACACCGTAAGAAGTCCTATAGTAGTAGCTCCAGCGCTTGATGCCTGGACCTGAAATGCTGCAGTTGGCAAAACTGTTGCATTTGTAAGTTTGTAACTCTCTAAGAGAGTACTGTTGAAGTTGGAACTGTTGCATTTGAGTTATCAATAAAGCATGACTTTGTTTTCGTCTAACATTTTCTTTGCTACATGAACTAAAATAAGCTGATGCAGAATTCAGCTTATTACATATCTGTTGCAGCTTGCAGATATCACGATAAAGTAGTATATCTATTTAATGAACTCACGGCAGAATCTATGACTGCATAAAAGATGTAATGCTAGTACAACTGAAAATTCTAATCCGCTTGTTGTAAAGAGCAAGGAAACTG
Proteins encoded:
- the LOC107032555 gene encoding subtilisin-like protease SBT1.9, with protein sequence MTAYQQIYFTKSANYDCFLRCIFKGGCVIEGITHSVEKKTMLRVPKLLFSWFLFSTCLLLGTSAERSTYIVHLDKSFMPKIFATHQNWHSSIIGTIKIEAPTTQNDYHPLPKLLYSYDNVIHGFSAVLSKDELKSLEKSAGFLSAYKDRSVEAHTTHTSEFLKLNPASGLWPASGFGQDVIIGVLDSGVWPESASFSDDGLPEIPKRWKGICKAGTDFDSSLCNRKIIGANYFNKGILADNPTVNISMNSARDTRGHGTHVASIAAGNFAKGASYFGYATGTARGMAPRARIAVYKFSFEEGTFTSDLIAAMDQAVADGVDILTISYGWVRIPVYQDSIAIASFGAMMKGVLVSASAGNSGPEMGTINNGVPWIFTVASCSTDRSFYGTLTLGNGVNITGFSLFPVKTIIKNLPVLYNESISPCDSSDVLAQVPNAGRSIMICYSNAVEVEDQMAAISESKFGGAIYISDDPDVLSSNFFPNPGVVISTKEGKQVIDYATKNAEPKASISFQGTRIGVKPAPVVSAFSSRGPSLSYLQVAKPDIMAPGELILAAWPSNNSDTVIGVNTFLGSDYRLVSGTSMAAPHIAGIAAMLKGAHPDWSPSAIRSAMMTTANHLDNTKNPIKTEDNNSDTTSLAMGAGLVDPNRAVDPGLIYDATPQDYVNLLCSMNFTLDQFKTIARSSAKHNCSNLSDDINYPSFIALFNPIGNYTWLEKKFRRTVTNVGASAAKYVAKVIAPKNSTISVSPQTLVFEKKNQKQDYTLTIRYKGIADDQAQSGSITWVEENGHHTVRSPIVVAPALDAWT